One Frankia alni ACN14a DNA window includes the following coding sequences:
- a CDS encoding RNA polymerase sigma factor, with translation MATNVMRNQRRAAHRYDAALYRLPPSSAEPDHADEVAARLDDERRMREILRELATLDRGAREAIVLVALEGLTYPEAAVALGVPVGTVRSRVARARRRLRHGVPTVARASDDAVTGSMPEPWDRTAIKNRPGPKAVRDV, from the coding sequence GTGGCCACGAACGTGATGCGCAACCAGCGGCGGGCGGCCCACCGGTACGACGCGGCGTTGTACCGGCTGCCACCGTCGTCCGCGGAGCCGGATCACGCCGACGAGGTCGCGGCCAGGCTGGACGACGAGCGGCGGATGCGGGAGATCCTTCGCGAGCTCGCGACGCTGGACCGCGGTGCGCGGGAGGCGATCGTCCTGGTCGCGTTGGAGGGCCTGACCTACCCGGAGGCGGCGGTGGCCCTCGGCGTTCCGGTGGGGACGGTGCGTTCGCGGGTGGCCCGGGCCCGCAGGCGGTTGCGGCACGGCGTGCCGACGGTGGCGAGGGCATCCGACGACGCCGTGACCGGTTCCATGCCGGAGCCCTGGGATCGGACGGCAATCAAGAATCGGCCGGGCCCGAAGGCGGTGCGAGATGTCTGA
- a CDS encoding RNA polymerase sigma factor, with protein sequence MTGAGDEADGDGDEALLEQAGRGDGAAFGRLFRAHADAVYAYCFHRLGTWSAAEDATSVVFLEAWRRRADVVTVSVSGSGTGRCGPGCSGWPRT encoded by the coding sequence ATGACGGGTGCGGGGGATGAGGCCGATGGGGACGGGGACGAGGCCCTCCTGGAGCAGGCCGGGCGAGGGGACGGAGCCGCCTTCGGGCGGCTGTTCCGCGCGCACGCGGACGCGGTCTACGCTTACTGCTTCCACCGGCTCGGGACGTGGAGCGCCGCAGAGGACGCGACGTCGGTCGTCTTCCTGGAGGCCTGGCGACGGCGCGCCGACGTGGTGACGGTGTCGGTGTCGGGGTCGGGGACGGGTCGCTGCGGCCCTGGCTGCTCGGGGTGGCCACGAACGTGA
- a CDS encoding esterase-like activity of phytase family protein, giving the protein MRESGGSVVASRRLRGWAVAGLALTVPLGLVAGQGIASAASASSGSTVPTVVATGTLPDTRLAEFSNGLIPGSVDTDRGVNLGGIGSDLYPAGRPNEFWTVTDRGPNGQIKVAGKNRRTFPVPGFDPAILKVRVDGSTIKVLASLPITTAHGAPVTGLSNIDGFDETPYTWDAQTKLPFNPNGLDTEGLVRTRSGEFWLVDEYSPSLLRISARGKVLARYVPAGLKLTGTDYPVIPSLPAILANRKINRGFEGIALAPDGRTLYLAVQSPLLVPDTDTGEASRTTRIFRFDTAKNTVTGEFVYRLEDVRTFDPSADGDPSAMKISSLAAVDEHTLLVDERTDPVARLYTVDLRKATNILGTTWDSAATSPSLESLADPATAGVTVLPKRLAVDLEAVPGMPDKIEGVAVLGPRTIAVANDNDFGLGTFDTSGQLKDSGVKSKILLLRLNHPLS; this is encoded by the coding sequence ATGCGGGAATCAGGGGGGAGTGTCGTGGCATCGAGACGACTTCGTGGATGGGCGGTCGCGGGCCTGGCACTGACGGTGCCGCTCGGCCTCGTCGCGGGGCAGGGAATCGCGTCGGCCGCTTCGGCGAGCAGCGGGTCGACCGTGCCGACGGTGGTGGCGACAGGAACACTGCCGGACACCCGACTGGCCGAGTTCTCCAACGGGCTGATCCCCGGTTCGGTGGACACCGACCGCGGCGTCAACCTCGGCGGCATCGGCAGTGATCTGTACCCGGCCGGTCGGCCGAACGAGTTCTGGACCGTCACCGACCGCGGTCCGAACGGGCAGATCAAGGTGGCCGGCAAGAACCGGCGTACCTTCCCGGTCCCCGGTTTCGACCCGGCCATCCTCAAGGTCCGTGTCGACGGATCGACCATCAAGGTCCTGGCATCCCTGCCGATCACCACCGCGCACGGAGCACCCGTCACCGGCCTGTCGAACATCGACGGCTTCGACGAGACCCCGTACACCTGGGACGCCCAGACGAAGCTCCCGTTCAACCCGAACGGTCTGGACACGGAGGGACTCGTCCGCACGCGCAGCGGCGAGTTCTGGCTGGTGGACGAGTACAGCCCGTCCCTGCTGCGGATCAGCGCCCGCGGAAAGGTGCTGGCCCGGTACGTCCCCGCCGGCCTGAAGCTGACCGGGACGGACTATCCCGTCATCCCGTCGCTGCCCGCGATTCTCGCCAATCGTAAGATCAACCGCGGTTTCGAGGGCATCGCGCTGGCGCCCGACGGCCGGACGCTCTACCTGGCCGTGCAGAGCCCGCTGCTGGTGCCGGACACCGATACCGGCGAGGCGTCCCGCACCACCCGGATCTTCCGGTTCGACACCGCGAAGAACACGGTGACCGGCGAGTTCGTCTACCGCCTCGAGGACGTCAGGACCTTCGACCCGAGCGCCGACGGCGACCCGTCCGCGATGAAGATCTCCTCGCTCGCAGCGGTCGACGAGCACACCCTGCTCGTCGACGAGCGCACCGACCCCGTCGCCCGCCTCTACACCGTCGACCTGCGTAAGGCCACGAACATCCTCGGCACCACGTGGGACAGCGCCGCGACCTCGCCGTCGCTGGAGTCCCTCGCCGACCCGGCCACGGCCGGCGTCACGGTCCTGCCCAAGCGCCTCGCCGTCGACCTCGAGGCCGTCCCCGGCATGCCCGACAAGATCGAGGGCGTCGCCGTCCTCGGCCCCCGCACCATCGCCGTCGCCAACGACAACGACTTCGGCCTCGGCACCTTCGACACCTCCGGCCAGCTCAAGGATTCCGGCGTCAAGAGCAAGATCCTCCTCCTCCGCCTGAACCACCCGCTGTCCTGA
- a CDS encoding RCC1 domain-containing protein, translating to MAVAVGATALFAPVGPAVAASTAADHIGAAAWGFNPDGALGDGSTTTRLTPVQVVGLTDGVTQVAAGGYHSVVLRSDGTVWTSGLNLNGELGDGTTTDRRTPGPVSGLTGITQIAANSHFTLALRSDGTVWAWGANSYGQLGDGSTRGRNTPVQVSGLAGITQVDAGAAHGLALRNDGTVWAWGDNEFGQVGDGSTTSRSTPTQVSGLTGVTQIAAGGGHSLVVRGDGAVWGWGLNRNGQLGDGTTRDSTTAVRAAGLTGVARIAAGETHSLALLGGAGLSSGQVFAWGDNSSGQLGDRTRTDRVTPVRIPGLPPAGATTSAAQGSGAAQGPRSVTQIATGNLHSLALLSDGTVWAWGRYPLGDGTETTRESPVKVLALSGVRQVSGGGFFSMAVRLLPPAN from the coding sequence GTGGCGGTGGCAGTGGGGGCCACGGCGTTGTTCGCGCCGGTGGGGCCGGCTGTGGCCGCGTCCACCGCCGCCGACCACATCGGTGCTGCGGCCTGGGGTTTCAACCCCGACGGGGCGCTGGGCGACGGGAGCACGACAACGCGCCTCACGCCCGTGCAGGTGGTCGGACTGACTGACGGCGTCACCCAGGTCGCCGCCGGCGGCTATCACAGTGTGGTGCTGCGCTCGGACGGCACGGTGTGGACCTCGGGCCTCAACCTCAACGGGGAGTTGGGTGATGGAACCACGACGGACCGCCGCACGCCGGGACCGGTGTCCGGGCTGACCGGCATCACCCAGATCGCCGCGAACAGCCATTTCACGCTCGCCCTGCGGTCCGACGGCACGGTCTGGGCCTGGGGTGCAAACAGCTACGGACAGCTGGGCGACGGCAGCACCAGGGGCCGCAACACACCGGTACAGGTCTCGGGACTGGCCGGCATCACCCAGGTGGACGCCGGCGCGGCGCATGGCCTCGCGCTACGCAACGACGGCACCGTGTGGGCCTGGGGCGACAACGAGTTCGGGCAGGTGGGCGACGGCAGCACCACCAGCCGTTCCACGCCGACGCAGGTTTCGGGGCTGACCGGCGTCACCCAGATCGCTGCCGGCGGTGGTCACAGTCTGGTGGTGCGCGGCGATGGCGCCGTCTGGGGCTGGGGCTTGAACCGGAACGGGCAGCTGGGTGACGGGACCACGAGGGACTCCACCACGGCGGTGCGAGCTGCCGGGCTGACCGGGGTCGCTCGGATTGCTGCCGGTGAGACCCACAGCCTGGCGTTGCTCGGCGGCGCCGGCCTCTCCTCCGGTCAGGTGTTCGCGTGGGGTGACAACAGCAGCGGACAACTGGGGGACCGCACGAGGACGGACCGCGTGACGCCGGTGCGGATACCCGGACTACCGCCGGCGGGCGCCACGACCTCCGCCGCTCAGGGGTCCGGGGCCGCTCAGGGACCCAGGTCGGTCACCCAGATTGCTACCGGAAACCTCCACAGCCTGGCGCTGCTCTCGGATGGCACGGTATGGGCGTGGGGCCGTTACCCGTTGGGAGACGGCACCGAAACCACCCGCGAATCACCGGTGAAGGTGCTCGCACTGTCCGGGGTCCGTCAGGTCTCCGGCGGTGGGTTCTTCAGCATGGCGGTGCGGCTGCTACCACCCGCGAACTAG
- the bcp gene encoding thioredoxin-dependent thiol peroxidase, with translation MTETASAARLAPGDPAPDFTLPDADGNEVSLSSLRGRRVVVYFYPAASTPGCTKQACDFRDSLAQLNDAGIDVLGISPDKPAKLVKFRDNESLTFPLLSDPERSVLKSYGAFGEKTMYGKKTVGVIRSTFVIGADGRIEVAQYNVRATGHVAKLLRDLNLATA, from the coding sequence ATGACTGAGACCGCCAGCGCCGCCCGTCTCGCCCCCGGCGACCCCGCTCCAGACTTCACCCTGCCCGACGCCGACGGCAACGAGGTGTCGCTGTCGTCGTTGCGGGGCCGCCGCGTCGTCGTCTACTTCTACCCGGCCGCGTCGACGCCGGGCTGCACCAAGCAGGCGTGCGACTTCCGGGACAGCCTCGCCCAGCTCAACGACGCCGGCATCGACGTCCTCGGGATCTCCCCCGACAAGCCGGCGAAGCTGGTGAAGTTCCGCGACAACGAGTCGCTGACGTTCCCGCTGCTGTCCGACCCGGAGCGCAGCGTCCTGAAGTCCTACGGCGCGTTCGGCGAGAAGACGATGTACGGCAAGAAGACCGTCGGCGTGATCCGCTCGACGTTCGTCATCGGCGCCGACGGCCGGATCGAGGTGGCGCAGTACAACGTCCGCGCGACCGGCCACGTCGCCAAGCTCCTGCGCGACCTCAACCTCGCCACCGCCTGA
- a CDS encoding DsbA family protein, producing MASSSKTRGKGGNGRNVPTATRSAGRSAASSAAGSEGGASSGDAVSSGGAVSSEGSAGARGGAGTRAAAGPSSAGAAGGGSGPARRGKAGAEDRRAKAAAARAAAAAQERRRRNLIVAGVVVVVLIVAGVIGFAVQNSREESKPVVLPATATGRDNGIIVGQASAPVTVDLYEDFQCPACGALETQTGPTIRALLDQGKIKIDYHMMSFLGPESKRAANAAAAAANEGRFRQLHDVLYANQPEEKTGGFTNDTLLTLGAKAGLTSQAYKDAVNNGTYDGYVAKVDSDASKAGVAQTPTVEIGGKQLSGTQLTPDGFRAAVTAAS from the coding sequence ATGGCTTCGAGTTCTAAGACCCGCGGCAAGGGCGGGAACGGCCGCAACGTCCCGACCGCGACCAGGTCCGCCGGCCGATCCGCCGCCAGCTCCGCGGCCGGCTCCGAAGGCGGCGCCAGCTCCGGAGACGCTGTCAGCTCCGGAGGCGCTGTCAGCTCCGAAGGCAGTGCCGGCGCCCGCGGCGGTGCCGGGACGAGAGCGGCGGCAGGGCCGAGCTCCGCGGGGGCAGCCGGTGGCGGATCGGGTCCGGCTCGGCGGGGCAAGGCGGGCGCCGAGGACCGGCGGGCCAAGGCCGCGGCCGCCCGGGCTGCGGCGGCGGCTCAGGAACGGCGCCGGCGCAATCTGATCGTCGCCGGGGTGGTCGTCGTGGTGCTCATCGTCGCCGGCGTGATCGGCTTTGCCGTGCAGAACTCGCGGGAGGAGTCGAAGCCGGTCGTGCTGCCGGCCACGGCCACCGGGCGCGACAACGGCATCATCGTCGGCCAGGCGTCCGCCCCCGTGACGGTGGACCTGTACGAGGACTTCCAGTGCCCCGCCTGCGGGGCGCTGGAGACGCAGACCGGCCCGACGATCCGCGCCCTGCTCGATCAGGGCAAGATCAAGATTGACTATCACATGATGTCGTTCCTCGGTCCCGAGTCGAAGCGGGCGGCGAACGCGGCGGCCGCCGCGGCGAACGAGGGCAGGTTCCGCCAGCTTCACGACGTTCTGTACGCCAACCAGCCGGAGGAGAAGACCGGCGGCTTCACCAACGACACCCTGCTCACGCTCGGTGCCAAGGCCGGCCTGACCTCGCAGGCCTACAAGGACGCCGTCAACAACGGCACCTACGACGGCTACGTCGCCAAGGTCGACAGCGACGCGTCGAAGGCCGGCGTCGCGCAGACGCCGACCGTCGAAATCGGCGGCAAGCAGCTCTCCGGCACCCAGCTCACCCCCGACGGCTTCCGCGCCGCCGTCACCGCCGCGAGCTGA
- a CDS encoding MauE/DoxX family redox-associated membrane protein → MNTIAYRLTTPTQPASRGISTVLRLALGAVWLVAGLLKVNDPDGMLRSVRAFRILPEALVQPVAYGVPFLEIALGVLLVVGLAVRVTALVSALMFAVYIAAIASAAARGLRIDCGCFSSGGDLTADAPTHYTSELVRDSLLLAAAALLAWRPGGYLAVDRILDKPVNDRSRSDTDGFEF, encoded by the coding sequence ATGAACACGATTGCCTACCGCCTCACCACGCCGACGCAGCCGGCGAGCCGGGGCATCTCCACCGTCCTGCGTCTGGCCCTCGGCGCCGTCTGGCTCGTCGCCGGCCTGCTGAAGGTCAACGATCCGGACGGCATGCTGCGCTCGGTGCGGGCGTTTCGCATCCTGCCCGAGGCGCTGGTGCAGCCGGTGGCCTACGGCGTGCCGTTTCTGGAGATCGCCCTCGGCGTGCTGCTCGTCGTGGGACTCGCGGTGCGGGTGACCGCGCTGGTGTCGGCGCTGATGTTCGCCGTCTACATCGCGGCCATCGCCTCGGCGGCGGCCCGCGGCCTGCGCATCGACTGCGGCTGCTTCTCCTCCGGCGGCGACCTGACGGCCGACGCCCCCACGCACTACACCTCCGAGCTGGTCCGCGACAGCCTGCTGCTCGCCGCGGCCGCGCTGCTCGCCTGGCGGCCCGGCGGCTACCTCGCCGTGGACCGCATCCTCGACAAGCCGGTCAACGACCGTTCCAGGAGTGACACAGATGGCTTCGAGTTCTAA
- a CDS encoding SCO family protein, translating to MSLIRPRREVPVRLGRSTSRHAVPPVPLSPPIGPPPATQPSPAGQPSPAGQPSSAGSAAAAVQPSLLAQPSPAAGRRRPRRLFAILGSALAVSSLLLVTACAGSGTNNGVTVVDAGDGGDDGLHGTVPAQRLAKPALNLTDTDGRPFDLRERTKGKVTLLFFGYTHCPDVCPTTMADISSALTEVKPDVRQQIAVVFVTSDPDRDTGPVLSRWLRQFDATFIGVRGTFDRIQTEAEALGVPLEKPEVQADGSVLVTHGSQVIAFSRDDRIRALYLAGTGVQAYIDDLPKLTAERSGPEARS from the coding sequence ATGTCCCTGATCCGTCCCCGTCGCGAGGTCCCCGTCCGCCTCGGCCGGTCCACCTCCCGCCACGCGGTCCCACCCGTTCCCCTGTCCCCCCCGATCGGGCCGCCCCCGGCCACCCAGCCCTCCCCGGCCGGCCAGCCCTCCCCGGCCGGCCAGCCCTCCTCTGCCGGCTCGGCCGCCGCGGCCGTTCAGCCGTCGCTGCTCGCCCAGCCGTCGCCGGCGGCCGGTCGGCGACGGCCGCGGCGACTGTTCGCCATCCTCGGGTCGGCGTTGGCCGTCTCGTCGCTGTTGCTGGTCACCGCCTGCGCCGGTTCCGGAACGAACAACGGGGTGACCGTCGTCGACGCGGGCGACGGGGGCGATGACGGTCTGCACGGCACCGTTCCGGCGCAGCGGCTGGCCAAACCCGCCCTGAATCTGACCGATACCGACGGACGTCCCTTCGACCTGCGGGAACGGACGAAGGGAAAGGTCACCCTGCTGTTCTTCGGCTACACGCACTGCCCCGACGTCTGCCCGACGACGATGGCGGACATCTCCTCGGCACTCACCGAGGTCAAACCGGACGTACGGCAGCAGATCGCGGTCGTTTTCGTGACGTCCGATCCTGATCGGGATACCGGGCCGGTTCTCAGTCGTTGGCTTAGGCAGTTCGACGCGACCTTCATCGGTGTCCGTGGCACGTTCGACCGGATCCAGACCGAGGCCGAGGCCCTGGGCGTCCCCCTGGAGAAGCCCGAGGTCCAGGCCGACGGTTCCGTTCTGGTCACCCACGGCTCCCAGGTGATCGCCTTCTCCCGGGACGACCGGATCCGCGCGCTGTACCTGGCGGGCACGGGCGTCCAGGCCTACATCGACGACCTGCCCAAGCTGACCGCCGAGCGGTCCGGACCAGAAGCCCGGTCATGA
- a CDS encoding DUF3618 domain-containing protein codes for MPQDPAVIQRQIEETRAELAETIDSIAEIVSPRRIAERTQEQLRIRAAELRQRYGPALGLGPGPDAPQLPAGPGTTAGGVLVPGGGRAGGSGVNRLSQSGGVTLVRVVRWDRVALVGGGLLLFAGGVRRRRRRSSRRA; via the coding sequence GTGCCGCAGGACCCGGCCGTCATCCAGCGGCAGATCGAGGAGACCCGCGCCGAACTGGCCGAGACGATCGACTCGATCGCCGAGATCGTCAGTCCACGCCGGATCGCCGAGCGCACGCAGGAGCAGCTCCGGATCAGGGCTGCCGAGCTGCGGCAGCGCTACGGCCCCGCGCTCGGGCTCGGCCCGGGCCCGGACGCGCCGCAACTACCCGCGGGTCCCGGCACGACGGCCGGCGGGGTGCTGGTCCCCGGCGGGGGCCGGGCCGGCGGGTCCGGGGTGAACCGGCTGTCCCAGAGCGGCGGCGTGACCCTCGTGCGGGTCGTGCGGTGGGATCGGGTGGCCCTGGTCGGCGGGGGTCTGCTGCTGTTCGCCGGCGGGGTACGGCGCCGGCGGCGGCGGTCCTCCCGCCGCGCATGA
- a CDS encoding histidine phosphatase family protein, with protein sequence MTAQVPPGRVVLLRHGETEWSRLGRHTGRTDVELTAEGERQAAGQAARLSTWSFGLVATSPRLRARRTADLAGLVTTSETARECWDDLAEWDYGDYEGITTATIRETVPGWTVWTAPVPGGETAEQVGARADAVLDRLRPWLGRGDVALVGHGHMLRVLAARWLGLPPRAGAYFVLNAGGLSVLGHEHEAPVVEALNLPA encoded by the coding sequence ATGACCGCACAGGTCCCGCCGGGCCGGGTGGTGCTGCTGCGCCACGGGGAGACCGAGTGGAGCCGGCTCGGTCGGCACACGGGCCGCACGGACGTCGAGCTCACCGCCGAGGGGGAACGCCAGGCCGCCGGGCAGGCCGCTCGGCTGTCGACGTGGTCCTTCGGGCTCGTCGCAACCAGCCCGCGGCTGCGGGCTCGACGCACCGCCGACCTCGCCGGCCTCGTCACCACCTCCGAGACCGCGCGGGAGTGCTGGGACGACCTGGCCGAATGGGACTACGGCGACTACGAGGGAATCACCACGGCGACGATCCGTGAGACGGTGCCCGGCTGGACGGTGTGGACCGCGCCGGTGCCCGGTGGTGAGACCGCCGAGCAGGTCGGCGCGCGGGCCGACGCGGTGCTGGACCGGCTGCGCCCCTGGCTGGGGCGCGGCGACGTCGCGCTCGTCGGGCACGGGCACATGCTGCGGGTGCTCGCCGCCCGCTGGCTCGGTCTGCCGCCCCGGGCAGGGGCGTACTTCGTGCTGAACGCGGGTGGGCTGTCGGTGCTCGGTCACGAGCACGAGGCGCCGGTGGTCGAGGCCCTCAACCTGCCGGCCTGA
- a CDS encoding lysylphosphatidylglycerol synthase transmembrane domain-containing protein produces MRMLQVLFSQLAYRDLRLHRHDRDHCSGPTGVVIEIPVLLGAESAPVPTDPPETLPRQRRRPARPENVGAVPAEHPAGAVDPDRHVFDEPLAVGLARSRRRPLLCGIVVAALLVVLAVRFRGDAVSRLSGVPAPRWHWLAACACCTALFYVANGLSMRAASGLRVQLRTVTGVQVAAAAANRIVPAGLGAIAVHLRFLEKRGMTRPAALAAVASIKAAGAVSHLAGIVIVAGTLSDSGIGAAVVSPVRSTLEGIGAGPVLLGCVVVCALVTGTVAHPRVRAMARPAVRAFRAHLSVLAHSPGRATVLLLSQAGTRLFQILALACTVWAFGASISVMSVATVYLVGSMVAGAAPTAGGVGALEPALAFGLAAAGGDAATMLAAVLVYRVISFWLPVLPGIVALAGLRRSGNL; encoded by the coding sequence ATGCGGATGCTTCAGGTGTTGTTCAGCCAACTCGCGTACCGTGACCTGCGTCTCCATCGTCACGACCGTGACCACTGCTCCGGCCCTACGGGGGTTGTCATAGAGATCCCGGTCCTGCTCGGCGCGGAGAGCGCCCCCGTACCGACCGACCCGCCCGAGACGCTGCCCCGCCAGCGCCGCCGCCCGGCCAGGCCCGAGAACGTCGGGGCCGTGCCGGCGGAACACCCGGCCGGTGCCGTCGACCCCGACCGGCACGTCTTCGACGAGCCCCTCGCCGTCGGCCTGGCGCGGTCCCGGCGCCGGCCCCTGCTGTGCGGGATCGTCGTCGCGGCGCTGCTGGTCGTGCTGGCGGTGCGCTTCCGCGGGGACGCCGTCTCCCGGCTGTCCGGGGTGCCCGCCCCGCGATGGCACTGGCTCGCCGCGTGTGCCTGCTGCACGGCGCTGTTCTACGTCGCCAACGGCCTGTCCATGCGCGCGGCCAGCGGCCTGCGAGTGCAGCTGCGCACGGTGACGGGCGTCCAGGTGGCCGCCGCGGCGGCGAACCGGATCGTCCCCGCCGGCCTCGGCGCCATCGCGGTCCACCTGCGGTTCCTGGAGAAGCGCGGGATGACCCGGCCCGCGGCGCTCGCCGCCGTCGCGTCGATCAAGGCCGCGGGCGCGGTCTCCCACCTGGCCGGCATCGTCATCGTGGCCGGGACGCTCAGCGATTCGGGGATCGGCGCGGCGGTGGTCAGCCCGGTCCGGTCCACCCTCGAGGGGATCGGCGCGGGCCCGGTGCTGCTCGGCTGCGTGGTCGTCTGCGCGCTCGTGACCGGGACCGTCGCCCATCCGCGGGTGCGGGCGATGGCGCGTCCCGCCGTCCGGGCCTTCCGCGCTCATCTGTCGGTCCTCGCGCACTCCCCCGGACGCGCCACGGTCCTGCTGCTGTCCCAGGCCGGCACCCGCCTGTTCCAGATCCTGGCGCTGGCCTGCACGGTCTGGGCCTTCGGGGCCAGCATCTCGGTGATGTCGGTGGCCACCGTCTACCTCGTCGGCTCCATGGTGGCCGGCGCGGCGCCGACGGCCGGCGGGGTGGGCGCGCTCGAACCCGCGCTGGCCTTCGGGCTGGCGGCCGCCGGCGGCGACGCCGCGACCATGCTTGCCGCCGTCCTCGTCTACCGGGTGATCAGCTTCTGGCTGCCGGTCCTGCCCGGGATCGTCGCCCTGGCCGGCCTGCGGCGCAGCGGGAACCTGTAG
- a CDS encoding ATP-binding protein: MAEALTARFDLPADPRAAGRARRLVAELLAAWSRPETVDVAQLLVSEVVTNAVRFVGDRSALCLSVELQADRIRIAVDDGTAQHPALKPAGEDDESGRGMHLVAALALQWGVVDILDGQGPGKQVWFDLPRQPDPPRQEDSLEVACGS, encoded by the coding sequence GTGGCCGAGGCACTGACCGCACGCTTCGACCTGCCCGCCGATCCCCGGGCCGCCGGACGGGCCCGCCGCCTGGTCGCCGAACTGCTCGCCGCCTGGAGCCGCCCCGAGACCGTCGACGTCGCGCAGCTCCTCGTCAGCGAGGTCGTGACAAACGCCGTGCGGTTCGTCGGCGACCGCAGCGCGCTGTGCCTGAGCGTCGAGCTGCAGGCCGACCGGATCCGCATCGCCGTCGACGACGGGACCGCGCAGCATCCGGCGCTGAAGCCCGCCGGCGAGGACGACGAGTCCGGCCGGGGCATGCACCTGGTCGCCGCGCTGGCCCTGCAGTGGGGTGTCGTCGACATCCTGGACGGCCAGGGGCCGGGCAAGCAGGTCTGGTTCGATCTTCCCCGCCAGCCGGATCCGCCACGTCAGGAGGATTCGCTGGAGGTAGCCTGCGGCTCCTGA
- a CDS encoding GroES family chaperonin, translating to MSVVSGGVNGGGGAAGAGTQAGVMQAGALPIRLLHDRVLVEPREDAVDRRSKAGIVIPPTAHMGKRLSWADVVGVGTAVRTIQVGDRVLFDPEDRAEVELHSTTYVLLRERDVHAVAAERLDDGLAGLYL from the coding sequence GTGAGCGTTGTGTCCGGCGGTGTCAACGGGGGCGGCGGCGCGGCCGGGGCGGGCACGCAGGCGGGTGTCATGCAGGCCGGCGCGCTGCCGATCAGGCTTCTTCATGACCGGGTGCTCGTCGAGCCCCGGGAGGACGCGGTGGACCGGCGGTCGAAGGCCGGCATCGTCATCCCGCCCACGGCGCACATGGGCAAGCGGTTGTCGTGGGCCGACGTCGTCGGGGTGGGGACCGCGGTGCGGACCATCCAGGTCGGCGACCGGGTGCTGTTCGATCCCGAGGACCGCGCCGAGGTCGAGCTGCACTCGACCACCTACGTCCTGCTGCGGGAGCGGGACGTGCACGCCGTCGCGGCCGAGCGGCTCGACGACGGGCTCGCCGGTCTCTATCTCTGA
- a CDS encoding DUF4193 family protein yields MARDFDARRSTDVEEDELQEQSLETLKAQRAGAAADLGDDMDALEAELDLPDAEVRDEELSLRVLPRQADEFTCTQCFLVQHRSQLADPRRIVCSDCAA; encoded by the coding sequence ATGGCTCGTGACTTCGACGCTCGGCGAAGCACGGATGTCGAGGAGGACGAGCTCCAGGAGCAGAGCCTGGAGACGCTCAAGGCGCAGCGCGCGGGCGCCGCGGCGGACCTCGGGGACGACATGGACGCCCTCGAGGCCGAACTGGACCTGCCCGACGCCGAGGTCCGCGACGAGGAACTGTCGCTGCGGGTGCTTCCTCGGCAGGCGGACGAGTTCACCTGCACCCAGTGCTTTCTGGTGCAGCACCGCAGTCAGCTTGCGGATCCGCGCCGTATCGTCTGCTCGGACTGCGCGGCCTGA